A window from candidate division WOR-3 bacterium encodes these proteins:
- the rplT gene encoding 50S ribosomal protein L20 gives MRVKSGPKTRRRHKKIREMAKGYYGQKSKTFRKANEAVLKSLRYAYRHRKEKKREFRRLWIARINAACRNLGVKYSDFIHNLKEKGILLNRKMLAYLAVNEPESFKEIVEKAMAG, from the coding sequence ATGCGAGTTAAAAGCGGACCTAAAACAAGGAGAAGACATAAAAAAATAAGGGAAATGGCAAAAGGTTATTACGGACAAAAAAGTAAAACCTTTAGAAAGGCTAATGAGGCAGTTTTAAAATCCTTAAGATATGCTTACAGACACAGAAAAGAGAAAAAGAGAGAATTTAGGAGACTGTGGATAGCAAGAATAAATGCAGCTTGCAGAAATCTTGGTGTTAAATACAGTGATTTTATTCACAATTTAAAAGAGAAGGGTATTTTATTAAATAGAAAAATGTTAGCCTATCTTGCAGTTAATGAGCCAGAAAGTTTTAAAGAGATTGTTGAAAAAGCTATGGCAGGTTGA